The Dromaius novaehollandiae isolate bDroNov1 chromosome 3, bDroNov1.hap1, whole genome shotgun sequence genome includes the window GTGTGGAAGCTTTAATAAACCACGCATATTTCCAGTTGCTTACAGTTTTGCAGAGCTTCATCTATTTGAAAGATTGAAGTCCAGATGTTTGCCTTAAGCTGGATTTTCACTGCAGtttggaggggaagagggaaTGTATATGTAGAGGAAGGTGTGGTtctcctgcagaaaaaaatggctCTGAAAAAGGCTGCCTACCTCTGCTCTGAAAGGCTTTTTCATGAAACATATGTCAACATGTTATTAAAGGCTCACTTTAATGTGTACCTGTTGAATGATTGAATTGAGGTTGCCCGGGCGACCTCATTTTTGGCGTTTTCTATTCTGATTGTTTGACTTCACGGTGTTAATACTCTGTTaatgtgctctgtgtgtgtgcacgtgtgtaaAATAGCACAATTTCCTTGCATTTTCTTGCGTAGGAGTTAGGAGGTGTTGCAGCTGCATTGCCTCTGGGAGCCCAGCGCGTGCACAGGAGCAGCTGTCTTGGGTGGAGGCCGAAGGCAGTCGCTACCCTGGGCTGTCTGCTGCTCCCACGCCAGCTCGCTGCCGTGTCCCCTCCGCCTGTAGCACCGCGTCACTCACAGCGCTGTTGCTCTCCTAGATCTCTTCCAGCCCGTTTCTGCTGTGAGGACTGCAAGAAATTAAAGAGTCAGTGTTGGCTATCAGGTCACAGCCCGCTGATTTTTGGATTAGGCTCCGTGGCAGAGGTTACCCACAGCCCCAGCCAACACAACAACAGAAAGACCAAAAAAGCTAAATCCACCTATTTGAAGTAAAGCGATTTGAAGTCAATCTGTCTTGACATTGGTGGACTACAGAGTTGATCATGGTGGTTGTCACATCAACATGGTCAGTTGATGCCCTGCCCTGAGCTGACTGCAAATACTTTGAGGCTGCTTTGCTGTCCCTTTATCGCTGCCACAATTCACCTGGTGAATATCAGTAGGTCAGAGAGGATCAAGTACCAGTTTGCAAGCTGGCAGTCTGgttttcctctgttcttcagGCACATATTTTTTGCAAATGCACTGTTCTGTTCATAAAACCTGGTTTTTATGCTGTCCATTTTGCTAATACAAACCCCATCATCTTTGCCTCCTGGGTCTTGGAGCCACTGTTTTTACAGATGCAGTTGGTATATCTGCATTGCCTTCttgtccttccttccccttccttctagGCAGAAGACTGCTTTTTTGGATGAAGCAATCACCGTTATTCAATTATTTGGAACAAATACACAAAAGAACTATGTTAACTTAAACCTTATTCGTCTTTGCTTGATACAACCGATCAGCATCCAGTTGATAGGTATTTGTAACAGCTAAGTTGTTGCTTTCTATTAAATGTGTTGTTCTCTGAGCCATTTCCTGAGTATGATCTGTGCAATGGAGTAGAAACACCAGGGACTAAACTTGATTgtgaaaattctcttttttttttctttttctttttttttttttcttcgtcaGCTCTCTCAAGGTCCTGCCTGGTGCATTTCTCACTAATAAAAATGACTCTTTTCTGTCTTGCAGGGTTTGCGGTGGGAAAAGCAGGTGACAGGATGAATGCTCTGCGGAAAGTATGTTGATTAAAAATAAGCACAAATATTTCACACCTATGCATTTTTGGAAATAGTCAGTATCTTTTGGGGTCTATATGTAGAAATATGTCCATATGCATGATTTGTCCATTTTGGTACATGTAATGAGATTGCTATGCAATAAGATTCTGTTAAtacacactttatttttttacttgttttctgaCATAATCTGTATGCACAAAGGGTTCAggtaatttttgtatttttccccatTATTTTGATTTCAGGTTGTGGTATTTTGAAAGTAGGAGCAAGAAAGAGTGCTTTTAAACATAATTTATAAAAaagatttcttccttctcctttttataGCCTATGCTTGTCCCCCTTTGCTTGTTTATTGCTCATAACTTTACAGCATATAAAATCTGTTTATACAGGAATTGTGTAGGAATTTTTCTCTTATATACACACATGACTTTATTAAGGCTCCTTTAGATGTCAAAATATTACTTGTAATCTATATTAATCTAGTTTGTGTTGTAATGCTGAATAGCAATGGTAAAATACACAAAGTTTGATACAGTTGTTACTAGATTAAGAAGTCTTTTGAAATGTTGAATCTGTTAAGAGAAAAAAGCTCTTTGAACAGAGCGTTTTGATGCCCATAAGCTAAGTGGATTAGATGCAGCTAACCTGTTTTCCTGAGCTTCCTTCCTTGTCTTTTCTGTCTAGTTAACAAAAGTAAATTCCAGATACTTTGcagaaaaattctggaaaaaaaacgtTTTGTGCCTTTCTTCCCTAGGCAAAGAACAAAGCGATACGCTGTTTACATTTTATAGAGCTCTATCAAAACCACACAAGTAAGTATTATGATTTTTCTTAGACTCTTTCTCTAAGTTTCAATAAGTACTGAATATACCAACAAGAACCAGTTGCAACTAGTTGTGCAGCATGAAAAGATGTTAACTAAAACCTTTGGGGCCGATGCATCGTATTATTCTTTGTGTGTCGTTTTGTTTCTCCAGCACGGTATCTGAAACCTTGGCCCCAGACTGTTTTAGCTAGAGAAGTGGTAGTGTCAGAGTACGGAGTCTGTCAGTCTCTGTGTAAAACAAGTCACCGTTATCTGGGATGAACATGCAGTTTACTTGTTACTTTCATTCAAGCTTGTACCAACAATTACAGGAAGGTCCTTGAAGAAAAGTTGTGCTACCATTTCATAACATGAgctcttgtttttaaaatattaaattgagAGATTTATCTCCCTTGTGCTCTCCCTCCTCCACCATGTTTAAAATGTGTATACTTAATGCATAGTGGGAACCTGGCTATTTCAGGCTCTTAAAAATTCTTATATAACAACATCGCACCAAAAAATGAGTCTGGGGTTCTTTATGAAGCAGAGAGAAGGCTGAAATGGTAACTCTTGTGTATGGAAAATCCAAGAACACTGAAGCCTAAGGGGAAGTCTTAGGTTAAAGGCTAAATTACTAGAAAATGTAAATACTAGGAAGAAGGTTAAAATGCATCACATGTGAGATCTCTTCAAAGCTAAATGAGGATGATTAGATACATACTTCACATTTTCCAAGTGAATCCTGATTTTGTTTATGGAACAGTAAAGGAATATTCACAGGTGTGCAAACAGTCTTAATCTACACCAGAACTTTACCTGGATTAACCTTTCTCTTTATAATAGAGTCCTCAAAGCAGAGTAAAACTAACTTCCTGTTCAGAgtgctgaaaaagaaacatactCCTTAGGTGTGCCTAAAAGCCTTTCTACAAGCAACAACTATgttataatgctttttttttccttccttccagttTACCATGACATTAGTGTGAAATTTAAAAGGACAACCATCCGCatgaagaagcaaaacaaaggTAACTAAAGCTGCCTGgaaattttaaagttttattaattACAGGCTAGTATTTATTTGAAGATGGTAAACTTGTTCATTTACTTCAGAGACGTATCATTTGATCCTGGTCTACCATGTCTTAAATGTTGAAGACGACCCATTGTTCTTCATTAGAAATTTCTGCTGTAGCTGACTTTGTTTTTATCAGTCAAGTTTTCTCCGTTTCCCACTGGTGAATGCTCTAATTCCTGGTTTTCTTTTACCCTTGCTGCTTCCCCTTCCTTTTGGCTCCCAGTCCATATCTCCccatgtgtttcattttttttctctctcaggtttccaaaatgtagctcctcctgctctAAATTACTTTAAATGTGGAAAAGTTTAATCCCCTTCTAATAGTGTAAATGTTGGAGGCAAAGGCCTTTAGAAGTAGCTTGCAGGCATTTGTTCCTGCCGTATGCCCCATACATGTGGAGAACTGATAGATTCATCCCATTATTTTTTCGCCTTTTTAATCACTGTTTTCGAGACAAGGTTCAGAAATATTTCTCTGCAATATTGGGAGTGCTTCAAATGTGAATCAGAGTGCAAGTGCCTCAGATCCGTGCCTTTTGAATAGCGGCATCTGTCAAAGCCCCCCTGACGTGCCCATTCCTCTTAATCCCACGCTGGGTAGAATAGGCAGCAATCCTCCCTCAACCGTCTCAGACTACCCATGGCCGTGAGCTGGAACCAGGACAGCATCCAGCCTGCTGCTCCATCAAAACCGTTACTGCTTTATTTTCCCTAAAATAAAAGCCTATCAGGAGCTCCCAGCGTGGAAACCGGTATACTGTCTAAAGAAACTCTCTACCCTGGCTTCTTGCCCTGCATCAGACCAGTGCAAAGACCATCTCGCTGTTGCGTAGCAGCAGAgtttcatttctctgtctttgcAAGCTGTTTGCCTTTGCTTTGATCCCAATCGTAAGGTCAGATGTTTCTTTATACTCCCATAGATTAGGTACAAGTAGTACTGAGTCTACGCCTGGTGGCACTCAGCTCATTGATCTGTTCTTCCATGTGGTTACCAGCCTGTTAAAAGTACTTCTGAAAAGTCCACCATGGTACTAAGTCACTGCTGATAGTTGGGAAGTATGGCATCCCAGCCTGTCTAGTGACAGCAGTTTGGCACCGGAGAAGATGGGCAGCTCCAACCAGGCTTCCCTGGACAATTTACTGATTAGACATCCCAGCAAGACACAGCAAACGCTCATATGATTGCCTCTCTTCTCAGAGGACTGTCTCCTGGTAAATGATAAAAGGGAATGTCTCATTCCTTCCTAGATGATGGAACTCATACGATTTGTAGTACGTAGAgatgaggagagaaaaggaaCCCGGACCACAGCTGTATAGATATATTTGGGGAAGCTTTGGTGTGTTATTGGGCAGGAAATTGAGGGAGGACCATGGCAGCTTTCACCTCACCATTTGGCCAAAGAGATGCACAGTCCACCAGACGCTGACACTCAGTTATGTGTGTGCTGTCTCCACCAGCTTCCACTCAAGCATTGACCTTTTGAAGACTCGGGGAATGCGGTGCTGACTTCCTGCTATCCCTGTCCTCACCTTTGGAGCTGTTGCAATCTGTGCTTTACCAGCCGCTGGCGATGCTGGGGAGAGGTTCACAGCGACCTTGTAACCTGGCATCATGCTTTTCAGGATTGCACCGTAAAAACTCTTATCATATGAGGTAGTTTTTAGAGTTAAAGGTTAGCGTATTTCTAATGCATTGCACTTTGGGGTGTGGTTCATTTTACCTTCTAGGCAGCTTCTGTTTTAAAGAGCTTAAGTGATAATACGAGGACATTTCTTTGCATGAGCCTTTGAATTAGACCTTTATGTACAAATGTTAGATTCAGCTCGTTTAGCATAATTTTGCTTTCAGAACAGATATAGGTAGTGGCTGTTTCACAGAGAGCAGATTTCGTTGCAGCTGAATGTCCTAATTTGTCCTGTAATTTTAACATGCAAACAGGAAATGAATTCAGCTACATGACTGGTCCTTTGTAAATCATTTTAGTTTCGTTATGGTAAGACCTGAATTGCAAGAGCATTTAATGATTGGCTCATAATGAGTCAGAGACCTGGGGTAATTTTTCAGTAATAACTGCCATTGTGTTCAGTTACTTAATTATTTCATCAATTTCTACAACCTTTGACTAAGCTGAAGCGTTGACACTTTGGACACAGTGTTTGATTTTGTGTAGCTAATATTCTTGTTCTGCACTGTCATGTTAATAATATGAGAAGATAATTATTAATGTTCAGagtttttaatatgtatttcacAAGCATCTAAAATTGCTGTGAACCTTCAACACAGATTTTACTAGCTGACATTATTTTGGTTCTgagataaggatttttttaatcagtgtgaCATGAAAGTGATAGCGTGGGCTTAGAAAAATCTTCTCAAAGCAGCAGGCGTCAAGCCAGCATGTCTTCTCATTTAAGTTTCTGCAGTTCTGCATTTAATGGCGCCTCAAGGTCATAAATTAAATAATTTGGCCTGTAATTTTTAAGCTAACCAGTTTTAACAAGCTTCAGTTTAGCCTGCGATATAATAAAGCAAAAACATGTAAAGAACATGAATAACACAACCGAACTACACGTTTGACCATCCACCTACAAACAATGATGCTATTACTGTTAAAAGGCGAAGGAAGGTCCTCGTTAGATGCTGTTATTTTGTGGTAGGACACAGAATAAGTTATTCCTTCCATCTCCTTAATGATGTGCTCCATTCCTGGACCTCAGAAGCAAGAGCAGCCAGGGCCACCTTACGACTAATATCACTTCACCACACTGTTGTCCTGTTTTATTGCCATTTTACTGTTGGCTTTGAGAAGCAAACTGCCTCTCCACTGCCTTCTCCCTTTTTCCAGAAAGGATCTATCTGTAGCTAACTTACTGCTGTTGCCCTGCCCAGTAAGACTGCTGCATTCCTCTTGCACACTGAAAATCACACATGGAGACCACTGGTCGATCTTGCTTGGGAAAATATATTTCGTGTGCATTTTGTTCTAGGCTTTGAATGTGCTGCAGCAGCATCATTCTGctgatttgtgttttgtttttggtacACCCCCAGAtcctttttctgttgctgttcagTCAGTCTTTCCCATTTTGCATTAGTGCTTTTGATTTctcagcacagcactttgcactTATCTTTGttaaatttcagtgttttcatttcagaCCGTGTCTCCAGTTTTTCAGGCCCATGTTGGCGTCTCCTCCTCACCCGAGCATGCTTGCAACCTTTCCTGAATTAATGTCCTCCACCCACTCTTTCAGTCTCTTTTCCACTATCCAAGTCGTTAATGAAGGTATTAGCAGGAACTAAAGCCAGAACAGATCCTCAGCAGGATCCTATTTGGAGAATGTTCTCGGCTTGGCAGCAGACTGCTGGTAATGGGGACACAGGCTTTAATGATGATTTTGCATGGTCATTATTTCCCCTGTTTATTTTGTGAGAAAGTCATGCAGAACTGTGTCAGAATATAAAATCCAGTTCTGTCACATTAGCACCTTAGTCCTAAGGTAGCATCCATGCCAGGGCAGGGAATCGGGTTAGTTTGATATTGAGCATGTCTGTGTTGAGCATTTTTGGATGCTTCTCCAAGCACCTGAAACCTGATTGATAACAGCATATTCTGTGCCAGCCTGAGCATTGAATTTAAGCTGACTGGTCTGTACTGTGCTAGgtccctctttttctgttttgaaagataAACCAGTCCTTTGGGTCTTCCTCTGTCCTCCTTAGCTGCCAATTTGGGCCAATGCTTTGCACCATCTGAGTATGTTGCCAGCATTTTCAGTTACACAACagattcttatttatttatttatttatttatttatgtacgTATGTATATATGCAAGTATCTTCCAAAAACCAGAAaacccttttccacataataaatattttccctCCTGTTTAACTGATGAAATAGGTCCTGCATTTTTTGGAGCAGGTTTGATGTTGTctgcaaaaaaaatccatgtttatGTCTGATGTGCTCTGGATGGGCACCACTGGACTTGGTCAGAAGCGTAACCACGGATCAGTATGTAAAATACTATAggttgagtgtgtgtgtgtgtgtcagaggGAGGGATGCATCGTTATGTCCTCATAATGTTACAGGTTGTTTTCAGGTGATAGGTCTATGCAAAGATAGAGTTTGTAGGAGTGGTCTCGATAAAGCCCTTGCTGAGTTTTCCTTAATCCCTGCCAGGCTTTGGGGTCTGTGTTACACCGTGAAGGCCGGATTCATGGTAGCAGAGGGAGCTGGCTGTAATTTAGCAGTTAGGTGACTAGTGGAGATGTTGCAGAACAAGATTTAACTTGAGCCGGGCGGGCTCGCTGTGGGCCCTGGGCTTTGTGTCTGCCACCACGCCGTAGCGTGTGCTGGCGGGCTGGAAGCTGCAAAACGTGTTGTGTTTTGGGGTGTGGACAGCTCTTAGTCTTCGTCTGTGACCGTTCCTTACACTTCGAAGCAGTCACGAGAGTACCCCACTAGCCATGCTGAGGCATCTGTGAGTAGCATAAATCAGTTCCTGATGTGAATTAATGAAGGGTAATGCAAACCAGTCTGTCAAAGGGACTTGGGGGGCTGTGCAGCCCAGCACCAATACCTTGTAGCCGTACTCTGTGAGAAATTACAGTTCTTATTTTTCCACTCTAGATGCAGTATATGTAGACTGTCTTCCTTTAAAGTACCAAGGATTCCTCCCGTTTGCTGGTGGCATTGCAGCGGTTCAGTGCTGTGTGCTGAAGCCTCTCATTTTGCGTAATTACAGCTGGTGGATTCCAATATTCGGCCTGTTCCCAGTTGCTGTACATAGGACTCAGGCAGCTATCAACAAATATCACAACAAAGCctaatattttaatggaaaagctaAAGTGACCCTTAAGTGTCCCTTTCTTGAATTTATTCATCATATCTGTAAAACAGAAGATACCCCGTTCTTACAGTCAGGACGATATATTAGACAAGTGCAAATCCAGGTTTAAAATCTATGTAATGTGAACATCTATATGTGAACTTAACTCAGAGTAGACTGGTCCCTTAGTGTGGATTTAAAGAGGATATTTTATTTCCAAACTCTTGTTAGTTGGCTACTCAGAAAATCTAACACAGTTTGCTCATAACAGGTTGCATTTGGAATAGAGATAACTCAGAAAATTTAGTTCATAGGAggaatacattttaaatgcatcttCTCTTGGTTACCTATGTGTATTTTTTAGTGTGAGAAACTTTCAGTAATATTTAGATGTCTCTACTGTCTTTTATAGGCCTCATTGGATTAAACTGCAGTAACGCAGCGTGAGTGCCACAGGCAAGTTAAAAATGTCTGAGCACAACTCTTTCTCCACGGTTAGAGTTTGCAGTTGAAATCCTTTGCTTTTGTATTGGGAATAAATTTTGCTCAGTGACTGATTGACTAATTTGCTGGCTGATGGGTTTCATGTATTACAAATCTACAGAAACCTGATGGAACTGGGGTGGGAGAACAGCAAAGATGCAAAAGACTAGAAATGAAACGCTTTAAGTCCCTGGAAATGAAACTTTGACAAACAGCCTCTCAGAGATCACTCACATGTAATTATGTCTAAAACTTGATTCTGTCTCATAGcatagaaaacaatatttttctcaACTGTCAGAATAAATGGCTTTGGAGGGTTATAGTTTGTTTACCAATTATAGGTTAGAAGAATAAAGGAAATATTGGCACAGTAAAGCATGCAGCACtggaatatattattttttcttcatttactcAGCAACAAGACTGTCCTGCAGAATGGACTAATCCGTAAGCTGTCTTTGTAGCTTTTAAGTAAAATACATTATAACTGTTGCAAACCTGTTTCTAAAGATTAATAGAGCTAGGCCACATGAAACAAGTCTCCCTGGGGAATGAGAGAGCAAAactaccccccccccaaataacccCCTAATCTAGCAAGCCTAAGAAAGCATTTGCAATTAATGCTAATGCACTGTAATTATGCATTTGAGCTAATATAATGCTTTAGGATGGAGATGGATGCAAATGGCATTCAAACCTCTGTTGCGTTTGTGGGGTTTGGAATATAGTTGtctctccctcccactcccctACAAATTCCAAACTGTTACTGGCTCTTGTAATTTCACCAGCGGCTtccacaccccccccaactttttttgAATGTCCTTTCTGCTTTCATGTAATACTTGCTTGTTCTTCAAGCTTGATTAAAATAATggtttccttcagaaaaaaagttttatttagcTACCCAAAGGCCTGTAGGCAGCAAGAGAGACCAGTGCCAGTGTGTGCTCAGCCTCTTTTGCAGCAGCTCTGTCTTGAGACCAGACTTCTCTGCTGGAGCATTATTGCTCACAGACAACACTGgaccttccttttcctccccagaCCCTCCCTGATTTCTGTGGCTGTGCTGCATGTGAGAGGTCTTGAGCACAATCTCGGGCTTTAGGAAGACACTGTTGGCCTCTCTGATCCAGCAGCGACCTGCCTGGGGATGGGACACGTTGACATTGCTTGTACCACAGGGTCCTTCTTTTTTTGTGCCAGAGAGCAGGGAGTCCGAAGCGCAGCATTCCTTGAAGCCTGTCATTTGTTTTGAGCAGTAACTTCGCAGTAGGAGACCAATTTACACCTCTCTACTATGTATCTAAACCAGGACTTTAAAGTCAGATTGCCATCATTAGGAGTTACTGAAGCTGTCACTCAGTAGTTGGTCAATTGAAATTGCAGAGAAAGCAGGTCGGAAGCTATGAAGGTGTTGCTTTCTAGAAGAGACGGTCTTGTTATCCCAATGAGCAGGTCATCCCAGAGCACCAGGATCCAGTTACATTTAGATCCTCTCTCCTTTTAAAGGTTTCATTTTAATGTTCCTAAGTGAGCTTGTTGCCTAACTTCTCTGCTGATTTTTAGTTTTGAGGATTACAAGAGTCTTATTTGGCTGCTaagcaggagaagaaaattgCCTTACATTTGGTGAATGTtacctggggaggagaggagttGTCCGTTTGTGAACAACAGTAGACGCTTCTAAAGGTGCCAATGGCTCTACTAAGAAATACTACCCAGACCTGGGGtgtgcattttttaatgttttcttgttttgagtTTATAGATGGTGacattttccatttgattttgcAATACATTAAGTAGGAAATATTTAGTATAGAAAGAATATATCTTTATGTTAGCATGGCTGTGAAGACTGGGTACATGGTACATTTACACTATGTTATCATTTTTAACATATGTTAATGTGTTCTAACACAATAGGTAACGAAGATGGTTAAGAAGAGATCTTAGATCTCTTTTTCCTTAACTAAGTTGTATGTTTACacttacaatttatttttttctccaggctaTGGTCTTCGTTGCCACCGAGCTATCATCACCATCTGCAAACTAATTGGCATTAAAGACATGTACGCCAAGGTTTCTGGTTCCAAAAACTTGATTAACATCACCAGAGCTCTCTTTAAAGGCTTAACAGAACAGGTAAATTGTACATTCAGCAGTCTTGTTTGTTCGATCAGAGGACAGACTGTGATTGATACCGTAATAATTTGTGGTCAACTACAGTTTAAATTCAAGTCTTAAAGTAAAGGAAGTTTTCCAAGAACAAACACAATCCGTTTGTGACTATTTCCTCCTACTACGCCTCCTCCGCAGGTGCTGTATAAAGATgtccagtcaggagcagcagTCTGTAACTCTCTTCATTCCACAGCCAAGTGCCTTCAAGGGAGATCTGAGCTTCTGGGCTTTCATTTGTGGTATTTTTggtgacattttaaaaagcatgggcAGAGGAAACTGTGGCCCTGCTTTGGTTCctgctgcttgtttgtttgcGTACTACGTTTTCATTGCTGGAGGACTGAACATAGCAGCAGCTTCTATTGCTAGTGTAACTAAGATCCCTGAAATAAATCAAGGAGGGGATGTCGTTTCCTCTAACATAAAGTGCTCGCAATGCAGATTCTCTGCCTGAGCCAGCTGTCCGTAGTTAACGGAGAGATCCAGCATGCAGCATTTCGTCTGGCTTAGTTTGAACACCAGCCTTAGGGTGAGTCAGTCCTTTGGAAATTCTTGGTTATCTCATTTGGCCGTAAAGTCTTGGCAGCTGCCAAGGTGTAGCTGCTCACATTCTCAATATTTAAATATGGCCGGATCCCCTTGCAAGGCTGTAGTTGTCAAATCTATCATCTCGTCCTAGCCAGCTTTTTCAGTTTAGTCTCAGGATAGGAGGCAGTTGCAATTCTCTTTGCCCAATGAGATGCTTACAGAGACTCTTCAGTATCTGAGGATACTCAGCCCTGGGGAAGTCTATCATATATTTTTGATGCATTGTCTCTGAGAAGTCTTCcacagaagaaatggaagaagggCCTGCTGTATAGATCATTGCTCTTAACTATATCAAGTGCACATCTTTTTCTTGGCTGCCCTAAAAGGGAAGAGTTTCCTGTTCCCGGTAAACATTCTGTAGAATCTGAGCGTTAACAAAACAACCTGTATATGGGAATGAGGTACAGTTGAAAATAATGTTGAATTAATATGATTATAGTAGCTAAAATTATCTATCAAGGCAGCAACAAGTACTTTACTGTTGTCAAAGCAAAATTTGTATTCATATGAAGATATAAAACAGCTTAATGGCAAGTATAATGCTGGGAAGCTTGCTGTATGGGAATTCAGCAGATAACATCTGCCATCCATCTCTGTCCAGCAGCAACCGAATATGTGTGAAAAggatctttgttttattttcctttggtttgTTCTTGACAGTGCAGGATTATCTATGTTTCTCCTCCTTGGAATGATGGCACGATACTGCGCTTTGGTACTGCAGGTTATTAACATGCCACCACACACATTTATTAGTGGGACGCACCTTTTCTAGCCAGAACCCTTCCAGAAGCGAGTTCCTCCAGGGTGACATTATAGTGCTGGAAAATCAGCAGTCTAGCTACCCGAATTCCTGCTGCATGTGCTATTAGCTCTTTTGAAATCCACAAGGATGTGCCTGATGAGTCCTTTAATTTACGCAGTGTCGAAACTGTTTATTAgtaaattactctttttttttttttctagcctaTATACCATATAAAGCTTGACCTCAAGTAAACCATCATGGTGCCTCATTGCTCCTGAGGCTAATGTTATCTAGGCATGATTTAAACAGGGATCAGCCAGAAGGGGAAAACAAATTAGTCTTTCCTGTGATGTTTATTAGCCTGAGACTTTTCCTAATtgtgttttctcttcttcctgctcctcctgtCCCCCCCAGGAAACTCACCAGCAATTAGCAAACCAGAAGAGCCTCTATGTTGTAGAGTTTCGGGAGGAGCAGGGCCCACTGCCCATCGTTGTGGCGTCACCCGAGGGAGCCATCCGCGAAGATCCTGAGCCTGAAGATGAGGTTCCAGACACCAAGCTGGAATGGAGTGAGGTGAAAGAAGctcagggaatgaagaaatcacccTGGGCAAATGTCAGACGGACAGCATGGTAAAAGCCTCAGCCCCCTGTCTCTTCTGTTAGAGATGCAGCTGGGAAGGTCCAGCTGAATGGACGGTTTGTCTAGGCTTACGTTTTGGATGAGGGCACCAGTAGCTCTCTCATGCCATTCATTTTGCTGCTCACATCACTACCATTCGGTAACACTGTTTGCTGTTCTTCTGGCCACTTTTCAACTATGAACATTAACAGGGACACGGCCAGTGGACATGACATTGACTTCCGGCATGCATTTACTCAATTCCAGAAGATGTTGCGTAATCTGCACATCCCTGGTTTCCTTCACAAGCTCTCGGGAAACTACTGAAAAGATAAGGTTG containing:
- the MRPS5 gene encoding small ribosomal subunit protein uS5m isoform X3; protein product: MLTADELWKGALAETGVGVKKGRGKRRKKKLRKNLNRGQEIGEGRSGFLWPGLNTPVIQSGRVQAVTQRKKEERERIQSEIVQQRDTWEKKRKIKVKREGGWSGNCWGGVILDPPDPGPNGETYEDFETRVIEVKNVFCMKAKEGRKKSIRAVVAIGNGKGAAGFAVGKAGDRMNALRKAKNKAIRCLHFIELYQNHTIYHDISVKFKRTTIRMKKQNKGYGLRCHRAIITICKLIGIKDMYAKVSGSKNLINITRALFKGLTEQETHQQLANQKSLYVVEFREEQGPLPIVVASPEGAIREDPEPEDEVPDTKLEWSEVKEAQGMKKSPWANVRRTAW